Within the Paraburkholderia flagellata genome, the region CTCAGGATGACAAGCTCGGCGTCGGCGCATTGACGCGTCTTGGTCCTGTGGGCGGCCACATCGTCGTCGAGGTGTTCTACGGGCTGCTGGACGAGGACCCGGATTCGGTCATCAATCGCACCGGCAGCGCACCCGCGCTCGAGGCAGAGATTTTCAAAAGCGCGCCCGCCACGTTCTCGCAGATCATCGCTTTCGCGACCGCCGGCGAATGGCGACTGATACCGTTGAAAGCGATAGTCGATCTGGCGGCCTGAAGTGCCTGCTACGCAGAGGAGGCCAGGCGCGCGACGCTGCGTGCCTGGCGCGGCAACACGATATACATGCCCCAGGCCACGAGCAGGATCGCGCGCAGTGCATCTGCGAGTGGATGCAAAGAGGAAATGCCAACATTGGCGATAGCGAGGCTGCCTGGCAGCGTCCACGCATACGTAGTCAAGCCGAGCAGCGTTGCGCGCCAGAAGCCGAAATGGCGGGGCGCGGGCATGGCGTGCGCGGCCAACCCGCGGCGCACCATGTACCCCGCGAGCGGCAGGCTGAGCAGAACATAAACCAGCGCGGGCACGATGAAGGGCATGCCGGCAATCGCAAGCGAAATCGCCGGCGACGATTGCGCGATATCGTGTGGAACCCGATTCGCGGCGAACGCCATGAGCGGCGTGGCGATCTTCCCGAGCGAGAGGCGCAAGACGAAAAAGCCAACCGCGAAGAGCAGCGCGCTTGCGAGCCACTGACGCCAGGCGCAGGACCACCAGACGTAAAGACGCCGGCCGAACGACACCCCTGGGATTAGCGTAAACAGCGCCGACTTGTCCCGGCGCGCGCCAATACATATTAGTACAACGAACAGAACGCCCGCGATCACGAATACGCGCTCATTCCACACGATCCATTGCGGATGTCCTCCCCCGATCGCCGAAGCTGGCGCAGACGAGGCGAAATTCTGCAGATGCCGCGCAACATAGTCGGAAGGGCTGAGCGCCTGCGAGGATGGATAAAGGGTCATCGCGTCTCCGTCGTCGGTGATGCACTGCCACATGGCGATTTCATTCAAAACAAGCGCATTGCGTCACAACGTGATATACGATCTACTTGTATAACAACGTCTCAACCCATGCCAATCAGGATGGAGCGCTAGCGAGGGACGTATCACTGCCACCTGATCCGGCGAAGTCATCATCCCGGCGAATTGGGGCACGTTTTTTGCGCACCACCGGGAGCCCAGGCCATGCATTTTGCGTTGGCCATATCGCGCTTGCCTTGGGGGTGCGAAATGAATGCCGATCAACCAGGAGCCCCGCTCCTTTCGGAGGAAGACGCTCATCGCCAGTTGCGCCGCGCTGTGATTGCCAGCACCATCGGCACGACGATCGAATGGTACGACTTCTTTCTCTACAGTACAGTCACCGGGCTTATCTTCGCGAAGCTGTACTTTCCTGAATCCGACCCGCTCGTTGGCACCTTGCAGGCCTTTCTCATCTATGCCGTGGGCTTCATCGCCCGGCCGGTAGGCGCGGCTATCTTCGGCCACTACGGCGATCGCGTCGGCCGCAAGGCCACCCTGATCGTCACCTTGCTGCTGATGGGGGTCGCCACGTTCGCCGTGGCCTTTGTTCCGACCTATGCGTCGATCGGCATCTGGGGCGCCGTTTTGCTCACGGTGCTGCGCTTCATTCAGGGTGTGGGCGTGGGCGGCGAATGGGGCGGCTCGGTCCTGATGTCGATGGAATGGGCGCGCACCAATTCACACCGCGGCTTCGTCGCTTCCTGGCCGCAATTCGGCGTGCCGGCGGGACTTTTTATCGCCAATCTCGTGGTGCTCGTCGTAAGCCGGTTCTCCGGCGACAGCTTCATGACGTGGGGATGGCGCGTGCCGTTCCTGCTCAGCATCGTGCTCGTCGCTATCGGCCTGTATATCCGCCTGAACATTCTCGAAACACCGATCTTCGCGAAGCTCCTCGCCGAGAACAAGATCGAGAAAACGCCGATGCTCGAAGTGATTCGCCGCCAACCCAAGGACATTCTCCTTTCGGCGTTGGCGCGCATGGCCGAACAGGCGCCGTTCTACATCTACACGGCCTTCGTCTTTACGTATGGCGTGAAGACGCTGCACGTTTCGCGTGACCTCATGCTCAGCGCGGTGTTGGCGGCTGCTGTGCTGCAGTTCGTGACCATTCCGTTCTTTGGGCACGTGTCCGACCTGATCGGACGCAAGCGCATGTACATGATCGGCGCAGTGGCCGTGGGCATTTTCGGCTTTATCTACTTCGGGATGGTGGATACCAGGAACCCGGCGTGGATTGTCACGGCCGTCGTGCTTTCGCTCGTGCCGCACGCCATGCTCTATGGTCCGCAGGCTGCGTTCATCGCTGAATCGTTCACGGGGCGGCTGCGCTACAGCGGCGCCTCGCTCGGGTATCAGCTGGCTTCCGTGATTGCGGGCGGCCCGGCGCCGTTGATCGCCACTGCGCTCTTCGCGTACTACAGCACGGGTTACGCGATTGCGGTCTATATCGCCGTGTGCGCGGTGATCAGTCTGCTCGCCGCCTGGCGCATGGGGGATTACACGAATAAGGATATTTCACGCGAATACGACGACAAGCACGGACTTGGCGATCACGGGCACGCTTCCCACCCCGCCTGATCATCTGCTGAAAATCAAGCGCGCCCCTGCTTGACGAATCTTGCAGGGGCGCGCTTCTTTTGTCAGGCTTCAACGATCAGCCATCCTAAGCTGTTAGACCTTCGGTGCCTTGTCGACCACCACGCCCGTCGCCGGGTCGAGGAACACCCTGCGGTCGTCGTGGCCGCGGCCGCGGCGGTCGAAGTCGAACAGGCCCATGATGCTGCCTGCCGTCGCATCGAACGAACCGCCACCGATGCGCTGACCATCAAGCCAGTTGTCTTCGATGAAACGCACCACGGAAGCCTGGTCGATCTGGGTATGGTCGACGTAATTTTCCCTGGCCCACGGCGAGATCACGACGAACGGGATGCGCGTGCCCGGGCCGCAGCGGCCGTTCACGGGCTTGCCGCTCAAGCCGGCCGGCGCCGAACCCGTGCCGCAGATGCCGGCCGCGGTCAACTGGTCGGCCACGTTATCGTACGAAGCGCGAGTGGGTTGCGCGTACGCATGGTCGTACCAGCCGTCCGAGTCATCCCATGCCACGATAACGGCCGTATCTTCCCAGTCGTGCTGTTCCTGCAGGAAGTTCACGACCTTCGCGACGAAGGCCTGCTCGTCGAGCGGATCCGAATAACCCGCGTGGCCGTCCTGATAGGCCGGAGCCTTGAGGAAGCTCACCGACGGGAAATTACCCGCTTTCACCGCATTGAAAAAGTCGTCGGTATCGTACTGGTGATTCGCCGGGTCGGCGTTCCCATTCTTGCCCTCGGTGTGCCCGATTGCGGCGAGCGAACTCGGACGCAGATGCTGCGGGTTTGAGGTCGACGCGTAGTACTGGAACCAGTTGTGGTGCGGAATATAGTCGGCCGTAGACGCGCCGACCACCGGCGAAAGCGTGCTGCGCTTGCAGCCGGTCGTGCCGTTGCTGTTCGTCGTCGCGAGGTTGAAGCCGCCCATGAAGCCGCCCCACGAGACATTGCGCGCGTTCAGCAGGTCGCCGATATTCTTGCCGGTCATCTGCGCCGTGTCGGTCGTGCTCGAGCAGAGGTCGTTGGCGGGATCGACGTCATTGATCATCGTGAAGCCACCCTGCCCGTCGTTCACATAGTACGAACCGGCGGTCGAAGGCTGCTTCGTTGTGAGCACAACCTTCATGCCGTTGGTCTGCCCCGAGACCACTTCGAGCGCACCGGGCGTCGACGGTCCGTAGGTCGACGTATAGGCGTTATCGCTCATCGCGAAGTGCTGCGCGTAGTTCCACAACGCAGTGACCGTGTTGCCGTCGTAATAGCCCATCACCTGGCCCTTCGTGCCAAACGCGCCGGCGCCGCCGCTCGTGCCATTACCCGTGTACTTCGGGAAGAGGTCGGCCAGGCCGTCGTCGTAGGCTTGCTGCTCGGCCGTATAGGCGTGGTTCTGGTCAGCCGTGGCCGCCTGCGTGCGATCCAGACGGAACGGATTGGCCGCGCCCGCGCCATTGCCCGGATTCGTGTCGTTCGGGTTTTTGGTCAGCAGCGTGCCGGTAAGACCGTTCACTTCGGGCGTGCCAGGCTGCGCCTTGAATGCAGGCTCGCCGGACGGGTTGGTCGCATGCGGATAAGTCGCGAAGTAATGGTCGAACGAAACGTTCTCGCCATAAATCACGACCAGGTGCTTGATCGGGGTGGCGGTGTGACCGTGTTCCGGATGATTCTTGTCGTGATCGTCACCAGCACTCCACGCAACTGTCGATGCGAGTGCTGCGGCTGTGAGCGAACCAACTGCGACGTAACGCCATTGCATATTCGGCTCCTGGTTGATTTCGTATTGTCGGGATCACCGTGAAGCCGGAGAAAAAGGCGTTATGCAGCCCGCATCGTCGCGCTCATGCCAGCTGAATGCGGAGGCCACACGGCATGAGGATTAGAGCATCGGGGTATGAATGCTCAGCGTCAGACTCCTTACGAAATATTTTCGATTGGAAAGTTTGAAGCTGACGTGGCACTGAATTGGCGCTGAATCGACGAAATCGGCCTTGGATTCAGGTATGAAGATTGACCGACACTCACGCGCCGGTTAGCAAACAAGGTGAAATGGGCTGCGTACGTTAGATGAAGCTGACGCCGCCGTTTACCGCGATGGTCTGCCCCGTGACGAAACCATTGCCGATCACCATCAGCACGACCTGTGCGACCTCGTCGGCTTCACCGAGGCGGCCAACGGGCAGCCGATCGGCGACGTTCGCGGCTTTCAGCGGCGCGGCCATTTCGGTATCGATGGGCCCTGGCGCGACGGCGTTCACGGTCACCCCGTCTCGCGCCACGCGCGAAGCGTAACCGCGCGTCAAGCCTTCGAGGCCCGCTTTCGAAGCGTTGTAGTGAACACCGACGAGACCCGCGCCGCGCGCGGCGACCGACGAAAGATTGACGATGCGGCCCCAGCGCCGCGCGCGCATGCCGGGCAATACCGCTTGCGTGCAGAGAAACGCCGACTTGAGATTGACGGCGAGCGTGTGGTCGAATTCCGCTTCCGTAAGCGATTCGATGTCGCTGAACGTGCCCGTGCCCGCGTTGTTCACGAGCACGTCGATCGCGCCGAGGCCGCGCTCGATCTCGCCGATCATGCCAGTGACGTCGCTTGCCGACGACACATCGGCGCGCACCGCGAGTGCACGGCCACCCGCGCTTTCGATCTGCGCGACGACCTGGCCCGCTTCGTCAGCGCGCTGCCGGTAATTCACGGCAACCGCCGCGCCAGTCGAAGCCAGCGCAATGGCAATGGCGCGGCCGATTCCGCGCGAGCCGCCGGTCACGAGCGCAACGCGGTTGTTCAGGTCGGGTAAAAGTGCGGACATGGGGGACTCCTTCTGCGATTTGCTTCGCAATATGCGCCCGTTACACGCCCGCTCCGCGCACAAGGCGCTCGCCGGACACACTCACGGCGCAGTGCCAATGCCGCCGCCAGGACCCGCCAGTTCGCCATCTACGCCAAGCTCGGCCGCATGGCCGTGAGCGTTCGCACGGCCGCCATGGCGCGAAAACGGCGTGGTGCGCAACCGCGCGCGGCGACGTGGGCCGGAAACCGGGTCCAGGTAAAACATGACGAGCGTGCCTGCCGCGGCCGCCGCTGCAAGATGGAACAGAGCCTTCATGGATGCCTCTCGATAGTTGCAACGCATGCAAAGCGCGGAGACAGGCGTGAGCGGTGCAAGTCGCCATTGCGCCAATCCGCGTATCCATTATGCCGCTGACAACTGCGCGTGAGGCGTCGACGTGGATTCCTCGCTCAGGAAAATCCCTCGTCCCAGCGCGTATCCCGCACCTGCACCATACCTGCTTCCACACGCACCGCGAACACCGCGACGTCCTCATACGCGGGCGGCGCGAGCACTTTCCCCGTCTTGATGCAAAAGCGCGCACCGTGCCGCGGGCAGATCACCTCGTCGCCCTCCACTTCGCCGCCCGTGAGCACACCGCCATCGTGCGGACAGGTATCTTCGATTGCATAGCAGGTCCCTTCGAGATTGAATACGGCGACCTGCGTGCCGTCCACATCGACGCTGCGGACCGAACCCGGCTGAAACTCGGCGTATGGCGCCACGTCCACCCAGTCGGCCATGTCAAAGCATTCCCAGTTGCAGGAGCGCCGCTTCTGACATGCGCGCTCTCGTCCACGGCGGATCCCAGACCAGTTCCACATGCGTCGCGCTCACGCCTTCCACGTCATTCACGCACTCTTCGACCGTCCCCGGGAAGGTTTGCGCAACCGGACAACCGGGCGCGGTCAGCGTCATGTGAATCGTCACGCTGCCCGCTTCGGCGTCCACGTCCAGTTGATAGACGAGCCCCAGATCGTAGATGTTGACCGGTATCTCCGGATCGAACACCGAGCGCAGCGCGTCGATCACTCGTTCGCGCAGGTCGTTGCCCGTCGTTTGCGTATCCATCGTCATTTGCCTCCAGGCACGCGCAGCCTCATTCGGTTGACACAGTGCCACGCTCGTCGCGCAACGCGGCGTGCAGCGTGTGCCACGCGAGCGTCGCACATTTGATGCGCGCCGGAAATTCGCGCACGCCCGCGAGCACCGCGAGTTTGCCAAGCCCTTCGGACGAGACCAGCCGGTCCGATGGCGCCGTCGCCATCGCGTGAAAGCGTTCGAACAGCGCTTCGACTTCCGCTTGCGTGCGGCCCTTGAGCGCCTCCGTCATCAACGAAGCCGACGCCGTTGCGATCGCACACCCCGCGCCCTCGAAGCCGGCGTCCTTGACCACCCCGTCCTCGATACGCAGATACAACGTGACGCGGTCGCCGCACAACGGGTTATACCCTTCGGCGCTATGCGTTGCACCAGGCACGGCGCGACAGTTCCGCGGCCGCCTGTAGTGGTCGAAAATCATTTCCTGGTACAGGTCGCGCAAGTCGTTCATAGCGGAAATAACTCCTCTACGCGCGCGAGGCCGTCCAGCAGCGCGTCGACTTCGGAACGCGTGTTGTACAGCGCAAACGAAGCGCGCACGGTAGCGGGCACGCCATAGCGCTCCATCACCGGCATCGCACAATGATGACCCGTACGTACCGCCACGCCATACTGATCGAGAATCGTGCCGATGTCGTGTGCGTGTGCGTTCGCCATGACGAACGAGAGAATGCCCACCTTTTCCTTCGCAGTCCCAATCATTCTCACATTGGGCATCTCACGCAATGCAGCGTCCGCATAGACGAGCAGATCGGCCTCTTGCCGCAGTGCCACTTCCAGGCCAATCGCGCTCACGTAGTCGAGCGCCGCCGCCAGACCGATCGCGCCCGCGATATTCGGCGTGCCCGCTTCGAATCGCCACGGAATCACGTTGTACTCGGTCTTCTCGAACGTCACCGA harbors:
- a CDS encoding non-heme iron oxygenase ferredoxin subunit — encoded protein: MADWVDVAPYAEFQPGSVRSVDVDGTQVAVFNLEGTCYAIEDTCPHDGGVLTGGEVEGDEVICPRHGARFCIKTGKVLAPPAYEDVAVFAVRVEAGMVQVRDTRWDEGFS
- a CDS encoding phospholipase C; amino-acid sequence: MQWRYVAVGSLTAAALASTVAWSAGDDHDKNHPEHGHTATPIKHLVVIYGENVSFDHYFATYPHATNPSGEPAFKAQPGTPEVNGLTGTLLTKNPNDTNPGNGAGAANPFRLDRTQAATADQNHAYTAEQQAYDDGLADLFPKYTGNGTSGGAGAFGTKGQVMGYYDGNTVTALWNYAQHFAMSDNAYTSTYGPSTPGALEVVSGQTNGMKVVLTTKQPSTAGSYYVNDGQGGFTMINDVDPANDLCSSTTDTAQMTGKNIGDLLNARNVSWGGFMGGFNLATTNSNGTTGCKRSTLSPVVGASTADYIPHHNWFQYYASTSNPQHLRPSSLAAIGHTEGKNGNADPANHQYDTDDFFNAVKAGNFPSVSFLKAPAYQDGHAGYSDPLDEQAFVAKVVNFLQEQHDWEDTAVIVAWDDSDGWYDHAYAQPTRASYDNVADQLTAAGICGTGSAPAGLSGKPVNGRCGPGTRIPFVVISPWARENYVDHTQIDQASVVRFIEDNWLDGQRIGGGSFDATAGSIMGLFDFDRRGRGHDDRRVFLDPATGVVVDKAPKV
- a CDS encoding SDR family NAD(P)-dependent oxidoreductase, which produces MSALLPDLNNRVALVTGGSRGIGRAIAIALASTGAAVAVNYRQRADEAGQVVAQIESAGGRALAVRADVSSASDVTGMIGEIERGLGAIDVLVNNAGTGTFSDIESLTEAEFDHTLAVNLKSAFLCTQAVLPGMRARRWGRIVNLSSVAARGAGLVGVHYNASKAGLEGLTRGYASRVARDGVTVNAVAPGPIDTEMAAPLKAANVADRLPVGRLGEADEVAQVVLMVIGNGFVTGQTIAVNGGVSFI
- the sufU gene encoding Fe-S cluster assembly sulfur transfer protein SufU; amino-acid sequence: MNDLRDLYQEMIFDHYRRPRNCRAVPGATHSAEGYNPLCGDRVTLYLRIEDGVVKDAGFEGAGCAIATASASLMTEALKGRTQAEVEALFERFHAMATAPSDRLVSSEGLGKLAVLAGVREFPARIKCATLAWHTLHAALRDERGTVSTE
- a CDS encoding SUF system Fe-S cluster assembly protein, whose product is MDTQTTGNDLRERVIDALRSVFDPEIPVNIYDLGLVYQLDVDAEAGSVTIHMTLTAPGCPVAQTFPGTVEECVNDVEGVSATHVELVWDPPWTRARMSEAALLQLGML
- a CDS encoding MFS transporter, whose translation is MNADQPGAPLLSEEDAHRQLRRAVIASTIGTTIEWYDFFLYSTVTGLIFAKLYFPESDPLVGTLQAFLIYAVGFIARPVGAAIFGHYGDRVGRKATLIVTLLLMGVATFAVAFVPTYASIGIWGAVLLTVLRFIQGVGVGGEWGGSVLMSMEWARTNSHRGFVASWPQFGVPAGLFIANLVVLVVSRFSGDSFMTWGWRVPFLLSIVLVAIGLYIRLNILETPIFAKLLAENKIEKTPMLEVIRRQPKDILLSALARMAEQAPFYIYTAFVFTYGVKTLHVSRDLMLSAVLAAAVLQFVTIPFFGHVSDLIGRKRMYMIGAVAVGIFGFIYFGMVDTRNPAWIVTAVVLSLVPHAMLYGPQAAFIAESFTGRLRYSGASLGYQLASVIAGGPAPLIATALFAYYSTGYAIAVYIAVCAVISLLAAWRMGDYTNKDISREYDDKHGLGDHGHASHPA